A genomic segment from Spinacia oleracea cultivar Varoflay chromosome 3, BTI_SOV_V1, whole genome shotgun sequence encodes:
- the LOC130469741 gene encoding uncharacterized protein, with the protein MKRLEHDPKTIEKIHYPIIGFGGGVIHPQGIITLPLRVGGRHQSKNLNVQFLIVKYLTTYNIILGRRTLNQAKAVIVSHLMLMKYVCDKGTVGTIHGDQQQARDFYLTTLNPEAWGSGKINEEEIPSIDPNVAVHKLNVDGALKPVRQKKRNHGEARNKAAAEEVQKLLDASFIFLSQYPNG; encoded by the exons ATGAAACGTCTTGAGCATGATCCCAAGACGATTGAGAAAATCCATTATCCCATCATTGGATTCGGAGGCGGTGTAATCCATCCTCAGGGCATTATTACTTTACCGCTTCGAGTAGGAGGGAGACATCAAAGCAAAAATTTGAATGTTCAGTTTTTGATTGTGAAGTACTTAACGACATATAATATCATTTTGGGACGACGCACGCTTAATCAAGCAAAAGCAGTGATCGTCAGTCATCTCATGCTAATGAAATATGTTTGTGATAAGGGAACAGTTGGCACCATTCATGGCGATCAGCAGCAGGCTCGGGATTTCTATCTAACTACTCTAAATCCCGAGGCTTGGGGATCGGGTAAGATCAATGAAG AGGAAATACCAAGCATTGACCCAaatgtggccgtccataagctcaATGTAGATGGCGCTTTGAAACCCGTTCGTCAAAAGAAACGAAACCATGGAGAAGCAAGAAACAAGGCTGCGGCCGAGGAAGTTCAAAAGTTGTTAGATGCTAGCTTCATTTTCCTTAGTCAATATCCGAATGGGTAG